Within Ischnura elegans chromosome 6, ioIscEleg1.1, whole genome shotgun sequence, the genomic segment AGTCATTAGGGTTCATTTTacaaatcataatatttttccacCTCTTTCCATAACCGACACAGCTGAAGTTGACACGTCAGCGCATGTTTCGAAAGACaccgggagtttttttttaaggtttggtAATCCGAAGAAAACAAATGTCGTCTTATCCTTAATCCTCTTAAGAAGATGTCTTTGAGAAATGGCGGTGATTAGGCTCACTTTATGACTGATTCAAGATTCGCATTAAAGTTTTTTGGCtataattttctcattcattttgcTCGGTTTGTCTCCACTTGTAAACCTTGGATGATGATTCTGTGCTTCTCTTTCGGGCATCTATTAGTTAGGAAGAGCGTAGGAGCTACGAAAGGAGAAAACCATGTCGGTTTGTTTGCTAGACTGACCGATTGCAGAACTCGCGGTCGAGAGTGAAAAGCATTGAACAAACATCGCGTCTTCGTCTTCAGGGCgcttgaaaaaaaagcaaaagctTTCGGCAAGGACGAGTTGCTCAAGGAACCGCAGTCATGGTGAATTCTCACTCGGGATGGGTTACTCGGAGAAAAAAAAGACACACACTTCCTCTTTTGGACGGATTGATGTTATGGAATGGGCACACTAAAGTGATTAAGGCATGTAATAGTGAGTGTCCATGAGGAAGAAGAAATCGCATTTGCCGCTTTTAACTCTGTGTCACTGGTAACATCAATTGAAACGCGGAAAGTGTCGGTTTTCTTAGGGTCAGACACGTAGCCTCGGAGGGGAACCCCCACATTTTATtcaagtatctcaaaaataatgAGCCCTAAAAATTTATATCCATTCGAGTAAGTGTTAAttaacgtaagattcaaaaaattaatacttaatgAGTCTTATTAATTCGTACGTATAAGTATCACACTAATGGCGAAATTGAACGATTGAGTTACTTCTTCCAGTAAACAAATATGTTCCGTGGCTCCGTGCTTAGTTAGGAGGTTATCTTTTATTTGAAGTACTTCGGATACATCAACCTTTATGGAGCCAAAAAAGGGACTTCGTTCAAATTCTCAAGGCATGTTTTTACTTCGCTAACCATGTGGCTGTTTTGTAGGAAAAGAAAACTGCACTATGAAATTTATTGGCTAACATTAAGTATGTAATTTTGAATCCGAGGAGTTAGTATTTGAAGTAAAACGGAAGTACCTTAGGCATCGTGAAAGAATATCGATGATTTAGATTATGTCACTCGCTTGAGTATTGTTATGGCGTAGATATCCAGTTGGTGTCAGTAGTTTTCTCAGTCATATCCTTGTGATGACAGCAGTgagtatcattttttaaataagtatatgTATTTAGTTTCCAGTCAGTTGGTAGATTCTATCCTCAAAAAAGGGTAACGTTTActgtacatttttctgtaaaatattctttatattgGTAGCTATTGGTGTGACTACGGTTCCTGCTTATGCtgtttaattataaattgcaATGAGTAAAGGTATTAATACTTTTTTTCGTTGTAACTACGGTGAGGTGATAAACTGCAATGGTATTACACTTGACTTGAAGGATCAATGCGTCTCAAGAGGAAGCAACTTTGTCTTaaacattttccttttgtttGCTATAGTTTATTCTCTTGTTGATAGTGCAAGGGTGTAACTCGTACTCTCAGGAAAGGTTATGAGGTTACCACGACTGAAATGCAGATATAAATTGGTCAAACCAAATTTTATTTGCTTGgcatgttttcatattttatatacaAAAAGAGAGAAATGTGAGCAGGAAGATGACATCATCCTGCGTAGCATCATGTTTTGGTAAACATTAGCAGGCggcttttcatgaaaatatcacaaaAGTAAAGTACACAAACAGAAGAGGGTCCGCATTGACTATTTGGGAACAACAGCGGAAGCACATAGTGTTCCACTGGTCCGTTGAAGTGCCAGTCCCTTTGTTTGCGATGCGTCTTAGAAATCATATTCCGGGTGATCTGCTGTCATCATTCAGTCCGTTTGGGTTTctgaaatggtaaaaaaacaaGGATCAAAtaatagatgattttttttcctttttggtgTTCATGTTAAGATTATTCCGTCATTCTTTCCcgttaaattattcaaaatgatttttttccgtcaaataaattttcaaatttatcactTCAATATTTCCCGCACTAAAATCTGTATATCAATGCCCCTCAATAAAGTGTCAAGgttttattcatgcatttttattttttaatgaatggaaaCAATATGGTTCTATTGATGGCATGGTAATGATAGAACTATATATTTCGTATCAATGAATATTCCATTGCTGCGAAGCAATGCGATCCGATTTTCGGTATTAGAAATCGAGCTTATGAAACATCTAGGTTATAGTGTAGATTTAACTTTTTGGCATATTGTATGCCTCTGTCACCATGAATAGGtggttttcaagttttcagaaatataattaaaagtgaaatattctaAAGAATTGGACGCCTTTCTCCAGTAACGTTAGAGTAACTCTGAATGCTAAATATGTGCATTAGTTGATATCTTTCAGAGGTCTTTTGGGTTTATCAACGCAAAGATAGAGAATGTAGTATTAAGAATACCTAAGAACTATtttgaaaagtaggtgtaatataataaaaaacagcttccaatgcaaaattatcttttgAGAAatgatttaaacaattaaatggcTGTATAAATCAGACAACACCAAACAAAATCCCCGAAGTGCGAGGTGACCCAAGGAAACGAACCTGCCCCCCTCAATGTGTGACATTTAcaacctgtggcttagttcgggcTGAGCCCTTCCCTCGTCTATCAAAACCAACCCTCGGGTTGAATAACAGAGTGATATAATTTAGATTCTACCCTGGTGCATTGTCTAAATGCATGTTTTTAAGGATTCTGATGACTTAGCGCTGTGAATCTAACTAATGCTTACCAGGTTGGTATCCGGAGTGGGTCATGGGATGTTTACTTGCGCCTCTGCTGGGGGAGGGTGGCAAGGAAGTCAAGGGCCTTCTGGATCTCGGGGGGAATGGGTGGGGCGACGGGGAGGTGGTCACCCTGGGGCTGGAATCCGTTCTCGTCGGCGACGTAGGTCAGCGTGATGGGGGTGCCATCAGGGGCGGTGTAAGAGAAGGATCCACGGGAGACGACGATGTTGGCTGCTCCCTCGCCGTCCTTTGGTTGTGGGTTGGGGTTGGGGCGGACCTCTCCCTGTTCCTCGGCCTTGATTCCATTCGCAGTCTCGAAGCTGGAGGTGTAGTAGTTTAAGTTCACATTACATTGTGTACGAGAgcaaataatgat encodes:
- the LOC124160980 gene encoding endocuticle structural glycoprotein ABD-4-like, whose protein sequence is MKTLVILSVLVALAASAPAEEPIAIVSQNSDAQADGSYVFNFETANGIKAEEQGEVRPNPNPQPKDGEGAANIVVSRGSFSYTAPDGTPITLTYVADENGFQPQGDHLPVAPPIPPEIQKALDFLATLPQQRRK